A DNA window from Hyphomicrobiales bacterium contains the following coding sequences:
- a CDS encoding alpha/beta fold hydrolase → MDRIEVRDGVRLFVSDQGPRDAPAIVFAHEFGGDWRTWDRQVARFSDRYRCIRYCARGFLPSDVPDPAEAYGQVSSTNDLTDVIEAFDLDAVHLVGCSMGSFTSITYAMENWRRLRTLTLVGCSSGPRDEAERARYRNDITREIGLMESRGSLGAVEWFANDAAYQRVNQKAPAAWREYLANLGGQSVDGAIRTLRTVHWNRKSLFDMAPELASVETPTLLAFGEEDHYRIAPTNEFLSATMPNTHVLRIPETGHLVHVEEADRFNTELERHLTR, encoded by the coding sequence ATGGACCGCATCGAGGTAAGGGATGGGGTGCGACTGTTCGTCAGCGACCAGGGCCCGAGGGATGCGCCCGCCATCGTCTTCGCGCATGAATTCGGCGGCGATTGGCGAACGTGGGATCGTCAGGTCGCTCGATTCAGCGATCGGTACAGGTGCATCCGCTATTGCGCCCGCGGCTTTCTGCCATCCGACGTCCCGGACCCGGCCGAAGCCTACGGTCAGGTTTCGTCGACCAACGATCTGACGGATGTCATTGAAGCGTTCGATCTGGATGCCGTTCATCTGGTCGGCTGCTCAATGGGCAGTTTTACCTCGATAACCTATGCCATGGAAAATTGGCGGCGCCTAAGAACTCTGACGTTGGTTGGTTGCAGTTCCGGTCCGCGCGACGAAGCGGAGCGTGCGAGGTACCGCAATGACATCACTCGAGAAATCGGGTTGATGGAAAGCCGAGGAAGCCTCGGTGCTGTCGAGTGGTTTGCGAATGATGCCGCCTACCAGCGAGTGAATCAGAAAGCTCCTGCTGCGTGGCGTGAATATCTCGCGAACCTTGGTGGTCAGTCCGTCGACGGCGCCATTCGAACCTTGCGAACGGTGCACTGGAACCGGAAGTCGCTGTTCGATATGGCGCCCGAGCTGGCGAGCGTCGAAACGCCGACGTTGCTGGCGTTCGGAGAGGAGGATCATTATCGCATCGCACCGACCAATGAATTCCTCTCGGCAACCATGCCGAATACTCATGTGCTCCGGATACCGGAAACGGGACATCTCGTTCACGTTGAAGAGGCTGACCGGTTCAATACTGAACTCGAACGACATCTGACACGTTAG